The Rhodothermales bacterium DNA window ATATTTTTTTCGAACACCACCAGGTGTTCGATGATGTTCGCCATCCGGTGAAGGGCGTAGTGCAGCACGGTGGTGGCGTCCGGGATGATGACGCGCTCGACGGACGAATGCGAAATATCCCGCTCGTGCCACAGGGCGACGTTTTCGTAGGCGGCCACCATGTAGCCGCGCAAGAGCCGCGCGCAGCCGGTGACATTCTCCGAGCCTACCGGGTTACGCTTGTGCGGCATCGCCGACGACCCCTTCTGGCCTTTCCCGAAGGCTTCCTCCACTTCGCGAACCTCGCTTTTCTGCAGGCCCCGGATCTCAATGGCCATCTTTTCGAGGGTCGCCCCGATGAGGGCCAGCACGCCGAGGTAGTGGGCGTGGCGGTCCCGCTGCAGCACCTGGGTGGAGATGGGCGCCGGCTTCAACCCGAGCCGCTCGCACGTAATCCGCTCCACCTCCGGAGAAATGTGGGCAAAGGTCCCGACGGCGCCGGACACCTTTCCGACCCGCATGTCTTCCGCCGCCGCCTCGAACCGATCCCGATTGCGCTTCATCTCGGCATAATAGAGGGCCATCTTGAGCCCGAACGTCGTCGGCTCCGCATGCACGCCGTGCGTCCGCCCCATCATGAGCGTGTGTCGGTGTGCCTTCGCCTTCTCCCCCAGCACCTCGATCATCCAATCGATCCGCTCCCGTATCAAGACATTCACCTTGGCCAGTCGGTACGAGAGCGCGGTATCGACCACGTCGGACGATGTCATGCCGTAGTGCACCCACTTTTTCTCTTCACCGAGGGTCTCGCTTACGGCGCGCGTAAACGCGACTACATCGTGGCGCGTCACT harbors:
- the purB gene encoding adenylosuccinate lyase encodes the protein MIDRYTRPEMGTLWSEEQQFQAWLDVELAACSAWSEIGVIPQADVDRLYADARFSVRRIHEIEEVTRHDVVAFTRAVSETLGEEKKWVHYGMTSSDVVDTALSYRLAKVNVLIRERIDWMIEVLGEKAKAHRHTLMMGRTHGVHAEPTTFGLKMALYYAEMKRNRDRFEAAAEDMRVGKVSGAVGTFAHISPEVERITCERLGLKPAPISTQVLQRDRHAHYLGVLALIGATLEKMAIEIRGLQKSEVREVEEAFGKGQKGSSAMPHKRNPVGSENVTGCARLLRGYMVAAYENVALWHERDISHSSVERVIIPDATTVLHYALHRMANIIEHLVVFEKNMARNMERTFGLHNSQRVLLKLIDTGMDRESAYDMVQPLAMRAWEEERSFKEIVLADEGIRKHLKVEEIEDAFDAHYHLRRVDEILARVGIL